The following are from one region of the Candidatus Methylomirabilota bacterium genome:
- a CDS encoding alcohol dehydrogenase catalytic domain-containing protein produces the protein MKAITFHGVGDVQVDDVADPKIVDSADVVLRITTSAVCGSDLHQYHGRGGGLVATGAVMGHEFMGVVEEVGPAIRSLRPGDRVVAPFSVSCGRCEWCQRRLPTQCTTTGRAVFGGRFGTIFPGGQAERIRVPFADHLCEKLPAGMSDEDALFLGDILSTGYCCAENGGIRPGDTVAVFGAGPVGLLAMQSAQLFGPARVFAVDRVDYRLALARDLGAEPVDLERGDPAEQLRAQTGGWGPDVVLECVGHETPFTQAIQAVRAGGVVSSVGVYVEPSMGFPAREAFIKDLTLKMGICNARNYITPLMKLVALGKLRPARIITHTMPLKDGPRGYAIFDRKEDRAVKVLLKP, from the coding sequence ATGAAGGCCATCACGTTCCATGGGGTGGGCGACGTGCAGGTCGACGACGTCGCGGATCCGAAGATCGTCGATTCCGCCGATGTGGTCCTGCGCATCACCACCAGCGCGGTGTGCGGCTCGGACCTGCACCAGTACCACGGCCGGGGCGGCGGCCTCGTCGCCACCGGCGCCGTGATGGGGCACGAGTTCATGGGCGTCGTGGAAGAAGTGGGCCCGGCCATCCGGAGCTTGCGTCCCGGCGACCGCGTCGTGGCACCGTTCTCGGTCTCCTGCGGTCGCTGTGAGTGGTGCCAGCGGAGGCTGCCCACGCAGTGCACCACCACGGGGCGGGCCGTCTTCGGCGGCCGCTTCGGCACGATCTTCCCCGGCGGGCAGGCCGAGCGCATCCGCGTGCCCTTCGCCGATCACCTGTGCGAGAAGCTGCCGGCCGGCATGTCGGACGAGGACGCGCTATTCCTGGGCGACATCCTCTCCACGGGCTACTGCTGCGCCGAGAACGGCGGCATCCGTCCCGGCGACACCGTGGCCGTCTTCGGCGCCGGCCCCGTCGGGCTCCTGGCCATGCAGTCCGCCCAGCTCTTCGGGCCGGCCCGAGTCTTCGCGGTGGATCGCGTCGACTACCGGCTGGCTCTGGCCCGTGACCTCGGCGCCGAGCCCGTCGACCTCGAGCGCGGCGATCCCGCCGAGCAGCTACGGGCCCAGACCGGCGGCTGGGGGCCCGATGTCGTCCTCGAGTGCGTGGGCCACGAGACGCCCTTCACCCAGGCCATCCAGGCGGTGAGGGCGGGCGGAGTGGTCTCGTCGGTCGGCGTCTACGTCGAGCCGAGCATGGGGTTCCCCGCCCGGGAGGCGTTTATCAAGGACCTCACGCTCAAGATGGGCATCTGCAACGCCCGCAACTACATCACGCCCCTGATGAAGCTGGTCGCCCTGGGCAAGCTCCGGCCCGCGCGCATCATCACCCACACCATGCCGCTCAAGGACGGCCCCCGCGGTTACGCGATCTTCGACCGCAAGGAAGACCGGGCGGTGAAAGTGCTGTTGAAGCCCTGA
- a CDS encoding GNAT family N-acetyltransferase, with protein MIRPPDTLTTERLLLRRPRRADADAVYEYGRDPAVTRYLIFQTHRSRADAERFLAGCGQRWGSGEEYCWVIGLKERDQVVGSIACRIRGHAAEIGYALARASWGFGYATEAGRAVVGWATGLSGIYRVWAVCDVENVASARVLEKLGMSREGMLRRWIVHPNLSAHPRDCYVYARVIA; from the coding sequence ATGATCCGCCCTCCTGACACGCTCACGACCGAGCGCCTGCTGCTCCGCCGTCCTCGACGGGCGGACGCCGACGCCGTGTACGAGTACGGGCGCGACCCCGCGGTGACGCGATACCTCATCTTCCAGACCCATCGGTCGCGGGCCGACGCCGAGCGGTTCCTTGCCGGCTGCGGCCAGCGCTGGGGGTCCGGCGAGGAGTACTGCTGGGTCATCGGGCTCAAGGAACGGGATCAGGTGGTCGGCTCGATCGCCTGCCGCATCCGCGGTCACGCCGCCGAGATCGGCTACGCCCTGGCCAGGGCGAGCTGGGGCTTCGGCTATGCCACCGAGGCGGGCCGGGCGGTCGTCGGCTGGGCGACGGGCCTCTCGGGCATCTATCGCGTGTGGGCCGTGTGCGACGTCGAGAACGTGGCGTCCGCGCGGGTGCTCGAGAAGCTCGGCATGTCGCGCGAGGGCATGCTGCGGCGCTGGATCGTGCACCCCAATCTGTCGGCCCACCCGCGCGACTGTTACGTCTATGCCCGCGTGATCGCCTGA